A portion of the Thermococcus sp. genome contains these proteins:
- a CDS encoding DNA-binding protein, which translates to MGKIEEVLRLIGEGKRFPEEIARELGTTKEEVEGILELLKALGYIEEVEKGPSCEACPLKKICHGKCIVPEVKVLKPKFGLDRNEQS; encoded by the coding sequence ATGGGAAAGATAGAGGAAGTCCTAAGACTTATCGGCGAGGGTAAGCGCTTTCCCGAGGAGATTGCAAGGGAACTGGGGACGACGAAGGAAGAAGTCGAGGGCATACTAGAACTCCTGAAGGCCCTTGGATACATAGAGGAAGTCGAGAAGGGGCCGTCCTGTGAGGCCTGCCCTCTAAAGAAAATCTGCCACGGTAAGTGCATCGTCCCAGAGGTCAAAGTATTAAAACCAAAGTTTGGGCTGGACAGAAATGAGCAATCATGA
- a CDS encoding NDP-sugar synthase, with amino-acid sequence MKAVILAGGFGTRLRPLSSTRPKPMIPVLGKPNLQYILEALEKVPEIDEVILSVHYMRGEIREFIDEKMSDYPKDIRFVNDPMPLETGGALKNVEDYVSDDFLVIYGDVFTNFGYRELIKAHEENEGLITVAVTKVYDPERFGVIEVEENGKVLHFEEKPKRPKSNLVDAGIYMVNKKVLGEIPKGKEVYFEREILPKFVERGEVFAYRMPKGTYWVDLGTPEDFFYAHQIALDEMARENGYFHIAESAEVPEDVEIQGPVYIDKGVKIGRGVKIKAYSYIGPNTVVEDRAYIKRSVLIGSDIIRERAELKDTILGEGVVVGRDVIIKENAVIGDYAKIYDGLVIYGAKVLPWKKIEEYEAYIKIKLDPTKVRPGQYPDRCPLGLPECIYKKFKAIAGEKPPCDECIENQWLF; translated from the coding sequence ATGAAAGCAGTAATTCTAGCGGGAGGATTTGGGACAAGGTTAAGGCCACTCTCATCAACGAGGCCAAAGCCTATGATTCCAGTCCTCGGAAAGCCCAACCTCCAGTACATCCTAGAGGCCCTAGAAAAAGTCCCAGAGATAGACGAGGTCATTCTCTCCGTTCACTATATGAGGGGTGAGATAAGAGAGTTCATAGACGAAAAGATGTCCGACTATCCAAAGGACATCAGGTTCGTCAACGACCCCATGCCCCTCGAGACGGGAGGAGCACTTAAGAACGTCGAGGACTATGTCAGCGATGACTTTCTCGTTATCTACGGAGATGTCTTCACAAACTTTGGCTACAGGGAGCTAATAAAGGCTCACGAGGAGAATGAAGGATTGATAACCGTTGCAGTAACAAAGGTCTACGACCCAGAGCGTTTTGGAGTTATCGAAGTCGAGGAGAACGGAAAGGTTCTCCACTTTGAGGAGAAGCCTAAGAGGCCGAAAAGTAACCTCGTCGATGCTGGAATATACATGGTGAACAAAAAGGTTCTAGGGGAGATTCCGAAGGGCAAGGAGGTCTACTTCGAGCGCGAGATTCTTCCAAAGTTCGTCGAGCGCGGTGAGGTCTTTGCATACAGAATGCCAAAGGGAACGTACTGGGTTGACCTAGGAACTCCCGAGGACTTCTTCTACGCCCACCAAATAGCACTTGACGAAATGGCTAGGGAGAACGGCTACTTCCACATAGCTGAGAGCGCTGAAGTTCCTGAAGACGTGGAAATCCAAGGGCCGGTTTACATTGACAAGGGTGTTAAGATTGGCCGGGGCGTTAAGATAAAGGCCTACTCTTACATAGGGCCAAACACGGTAGTAGAAGACAGGGCCTACATCAAGCGCTCAGTCCTCATCGGGAGCGACATAATCAGGGAGAGGGCCGAGTTAAAGGACACGATACTCGGCGAGGGAGTTGTGGTCGGCAGAGATGTCATTATAAAGGAGAACGCCGTTATAGGTGACTACGCCAAAATCTACGACGGACTCGTGATATACGGTGCAAAGGTTCTGCCTTGGAAGAAGATTGAGGAATACGAGGCCTACATCAAGATTAAGCTCGACCCGACGAAGGTCAGGCCGGGACAGTACCCAGACCGCTGTCCGCTTGGCCTTCCGGAGTGTATCTACAAGAAGTTCAAGGCAATAGCCGGTGAAAAACCGCCGTGTGACGAGTGCATCGAAAACCAGTGGCTCTTCTGA